A window of Daucus carota subsp. sativus chromosome 2, DH1 v3.0, whole genome shotgun sequence genomic DNA:
aaatccaaatccaaattcccaaacaggttatttgatcaaatccagaatttcaaatgaaatccagatTCCCAAACAGGCCACTAAAGGATTTTGATTGATAGAGATTTTGGTGCACGCAGGAagtcatcattattaatgacTTGTTAGTGTCTGTCCATGGgcgcacacactagaaaatccaTTAGTATATTTATGCAGACGAGGATATAGTAGATTCGGGTCTTACCACTTTTAGAAGATACAGAGCAGCCAATTTCCAGCGTTTCTACCTTCTTGTACCCGCAAGTCTTATTTTGAAGCTCACAATTCCGGCAAAATGGTACACTCCATCGTACCCCCACCGGAATATTTCTGGTAGAAAGAATATTCGTGCAAGATGGTGGCAGCAAGCCATTATAATCTTTGTTAGCAACCACAATAGCTGTACCATTCACATCAGTAACACACTCCACCACCTCAAATGATGCAAAACCCGGATAAAACCAGGTCGATGaacaattaaaaaaagtatattgcTCGAAAGCATACTCAAAAGGCTTGCCGAACGAATTAAAAGTGTCAAttctaggaagtggacaaaactTTGGCTTAAATTTCATAGTCTGCGATGTATAATTAATAGCACTTACTGCATAGTCTCCGCCAAATAATAGATTCCGATAAATTTCACTTTGGTTGCTGCAAGAAAGATCAAAACCTGGATAACCACACTCTCTCGGTTGTTGATCAAGCCGAAAAGGAAACCTCACCTGTGGTGCTATAGGACTGCATGAACTAGGCTCGCACGTATCTAAACATATTACGGTATGTGTAATCGACAAGATGATGAAGAGGCTGAGTGAGAATATACAGGGAATCTGCATTTTCAGGGTGTGAACTTTGATCCAAATGTTAGCTTAGCTTGGTTTCATATATGCTAGCAGTATTAACTTTTAACTTGAGTGCTAGGTAGTTTACGATACATTTGTGTGCATAGAGACAACAGATTCTGGGATAAATTACTTTAACAATGAATTGAAAATTCCGCGAATGCTTAAGTTTTGTCAGCACTCGAAAGCTCTTCAGACACTACTTTATTAATTAGCTGGAACCAGGCATTGTATCCCTGTGCATTCTGTGTTGCAGACTTACAGTAAGATTCATCGTTTGTAACATGAAATTTATGACATAATCTGATGATCTAAATTTTCTAACTTGCTGGTCTTTAAAGGAAAGATGTCAATGGTTGTCATTAGTTAATAATAATGTTTACAAGTAGGGAAAAAACAGGGGAAGTACATTTGCTGCAAAGCAGGGGAAGTAACAGTGAaagattattatgatttttgtgaCATTTTTAAACATATGATTTTGATTACTCGTAAGTACTGAGTTTCGTGAAGTAATAAGGATATGTATCCTACATTTTCATCGTACAATGTACAGAGGGCAGAAACCAGGTCAAAGGTTTCTGCAAACATGATTAACAAACTATTGTCTAACTAGAAAATAGCGAAGTAGATGAGGAAGATGAGGACAGAGGCGGAGCAGCTCTATCAAGTGATCCCTCCGGGAAGTTCCTACATATCGGACAAGTGGCATTGAGCTTGAGCCATTCATCTATACAATTAGAATGAAAATAGTGATTACATTCTGGTACAGTCCTCAGTGTGTCATTTGGCTGGTACTCGGACAAACATATTGCACATGTCGAGTCACTAGGCTTAGGCAATCGCTTGCTCTCTCCCAGCACTGTCATGGGATAGGAGTCGATGGTGAGCTTGTCCAGTCCCATTGCAAACCTGGGAGGCTGTAGGGCTATTGTTGTCGGAAAATCTGACACATGATGCCGCTGCTGGATGAGAGCACGGTCGTTGATTTTCTTTCTTGCATAGATTGAGAGACAAACGAGAAGAAAAAGTCCTGGCAATCCTGCACCGATTGTTATTCCATACTTGGCACCAGCTGAAAGACCTGCATATGGAAATTTATACATACTAAGAACTCATGATTTAATTTGCAGCATAACAAGTTCTATTTTCTGTGATTAAAGAATTCCATGACCAAATCTATCAAGTAACATGTAGTTTTTCACATACTGAAAAGAAGTCCTggtaatatatgatatataaaatttattgaagAACACAACTGATTTGATTGAACAAATTAGGACTTACCACCCTTAGAAGTTACAGAGCAACCAACTTCCAGGGTCTCCACATTCTTGTACCCACAAGTCCCATTGTCACGCTCGCAGCGCCCACAAAAAGGGGCATTCCACCGAAACCCCACTGGAATATCCGTCGCCAATAGAATATTTGTGCAGTTTTCTGGCAAGCCTCCGTCTTTAAACCCATTAAAAAATCTTCCAGGAAACGCAACAACTGTACCATTCACGTTACCAACACAATCCTTATCTACCACGTCAACTGATGAAGAACCCGGAAAATACCAGGTTGATgaacaattaataaaaaaatattcatctAATAAACCAAAATCAAACGGAGAGCCAAAAGGACTAAAAGTGTCAAGTCTAGGGGGAGGACAGAATTTGGGCTTAAATAATATGGTTTGTGATGTATAATTAATATCAGTGACTACAAGATTTCCAGTAAATGGTATGTTTAGGAGAAGTTGACTTTGGTTGTTGCAAGAAAGATCGAAACCTGGATAACCACACTGTCTGGGCTGTCTACCTAGACGAAAAGGGAACCGGACTGTTGGTCCTGTAGGACTGCATGAAGTAAGCTCACATGTTTCTACACATAGTACTCTGTGTGTGATGGAGAAGATGATAGAAAGGAAGAGGGAGAATAAAGTGAGGATTTCcattgtttttgttgttttcttGGAACCAAACTTAAGCTTAGCTTTGAGTATATTCAAAGGTCTATTAACATGTGTATTAGGTATTTTGTGATCCACACAGATTCTGCCATTCTgggataaattaatataaaattatactgaACTTTCAGAATTAGTCTAGACTCGAacaatatgtatataaaattttctagATTAGCTGGGATCGGAAGCAAACAGTGTCATAGACTTACAGTAAGATTCATGCGTGGAAATTGGGTTATTATAATGCCAGGACATTGTCAAATGAAAAATACGATCGTCTAAAACTTCTAACTTGTTTTCTTACTTTAGTTAAGATGTCCTTGTCATGAATACTGACAGTGCACGAAAGAGAGGCGAAGGCGATGGTGGTAGAACAATTCAAACTTTCaggttatattattattacggAGACTTGGTCAGCAATATATTGATGTCACAGTCACTGGAACTATTGGATTcagttaaaaattttataactcCTGTACACATATCAACCATGTACAACTTTCAAAGGTTCCCGCAGAAAAGTTCAGTACATTATCTTACCTAATTAGAGAATAGAGACGTAGGCGAAGATGATGAGGACATAGGATCAGCTGCTGTTCTACCAGATGATCCCTCCGGGAAGTTTCTACATACAGGACAACTGGCATTGAGTTTGAGCCATTCATCTATACAATTAGAATGAAAATAGTGATTACATTCTGGCACAGTCCTTAGTTTGT
This region includes:
- the LOC135146691 gene encoding RING-H2 finger protein ATL20-like, producing MEILTLFSLFLSIIFSITHRVLCVETCELTSCSPTGPTVRFPFRLGRQPRQCGYPGFDLSCNNQSQLLLNIPFTGNLVVTDINYTSQTILFKPKFCPPPRLDTFSPFGSPFDFGLLDEYFFINCSSTWYFPGSSSVDVVDKDCVGNVNGTVVAFPGRFFNGFKDGGLPENCTNILLATDIPVGFRWNAPFCGRCERDNGTCGYKNVETLEVGCSVTSKGGLSAGAKYGITIGAGLPGLFLLVCLSIYARKKINDRALIQQRHHVSDFPTTIALQPPRFAMGLDKLTIDSYPMTVLGESKRLPKPSDSTCAICLSEYQPNDTLRTVPECNHYFHSNCIDEWLKLNATCPICRNFPEGSLDRAAPPLSSSSSSTSLFSS
- the LOC108192433 gene encoding RING-H2 finger protein ATL20: MQIPCIFSLSLFIILSITHTVICLDTCEPSSCSPIAPQVRFPFRLDQQPRECGYPGFDLSCSNQSEIYRNLLFGGDYAVSAINYTSQTMKFKPKFCPLPRIDTFNSFGKPFEYAFEQYTFFNCSSTWFYPGFASFEVVECVTDVNGTAIVVANKDYNGLLPPSCTNILSTRNIPVGVRWSVPFCRNCELQNKTCGYKKVETLEIGCSVSSKSGLSTAAMYGISIGAGLPALFLLICLAIYARKKVNDHAQIQQQNHVPDIPTTTIAQQLPVSVMGLDKLTIESYPITVLGESKRLPKPSDSTCAICLSEYKPNDTLRTIPECNHYFHSDCIDEWLQLNATCPVCRNLQESATPIPSSTSSNT